A part of Cervus elaphus chromosome 11, mCerEla1.1, whole genome shotgun sequence genomic DNA contains:
- the MRPS5 gene encoding 28S ribosomal protein S5, mitochondrial, with translation MAAAVRAAGFLHALCGASAGHLWSRQLHLNTFPAASIWALKAVPSNGSLSPAGARDSCHFTSLARMLQTQCCLSAPSSLAAQQHRSYSFFTKLTADELWKGALAETGAGARKGRGKRTKRKRRKDLNRGQIIGEGRRGFLWPGLNAPLMKSGAIQTITQRSKEEQEKVQADMVQQREEWDRKRKMKVKRERGWSGNSWGGISLGPPDPGPNGETYDDFDTRILEVRNVFNMTAKEGRKRSVRVLVAVGNGRGAAGFAIGKATERADAFRKAKNRAVHYLHYIERYEDHTIYHDISLTFKRTHIKMKKQPRGYGLRCHRAIITICRLIGIKDMYAKVSGSVNMLSLTRGLFQGLSRQETHQQLADKKSLHVVEFREECGPLPIVVASPQGALRKDPEPEDEVPDIKLDWDDVKAEQGMTRSVWSGLKRAAT, from the exons gtCATTTGTGGTCCAGGCAGCTTCATCTGAACACCTTTCCAGCAGCTTCCATTTGGGCATTGAAGGCTGTTCCCAGCAATG GCTCTTTGTCACCTGCAGGAGCCAGAGACAGCTGCCATTTTACCAGCTTGGCCCGCATGCTACAGACACAGTGCTGCCTTTCTGCTCCCAGCAGTTTGGCGGCCCAACAGCACAGATCCTATAGTTTCTTCACTAAAC TGACAGCAGATGAGCTGTGGAAAGGTGCTTTAGCAGAAACTGGTGCCGGAgcaagaaaaggaagaggcaaaagaaccaagaggaaaagaaggaaggatttGAACAGGGGTCAGATCATCGGTGAAG GGCGTCGTGGCTTCCTATGGCCTGGTCTGAATGCCCCACTTATGAAAAGCGGAGCTATACAGACTATCACTCAAAGAAGCaaggaagagcaagaaaaggtgcagGCTGATATGGTACAACAGAGAGAAGAGTGGGACCGGAAGAGGAAGATGAAGGTTAAACGGGAGCGAGGATGGAGCGGAAACTCATGGGGCGGCATCAGTCTTGGCCCCCCTGACCCTGGTCCCAATGGAG AAACATATGATGATTTCGATACCAGGATACTTGAG GTGAGGAATGTTTTCAACATGACGgccaaagagggaaggaagagatcCGTCCGTGTCCTGGTCGCCGTGGGGAACGGCAGAGGAGCCGCAG gttttGCCATTGGGAAAGCCACTGAACGGGCAGATGCTTTCAGAaaa gcAAAGAACAGAGCCGTTCACTATTTGCATTACATAGAACGATATGAAGACCATACCA TATACCATGATATTTCCTTAACATTTAAAAGGACACATATCAAGATGAAGAAACAACCCAGAG GCTATGGCCTCCGCTGCCACCGAGCCATCATTACCATCTGCCGGCTCATCGGCATCAAAGACATGTACGCCAAGGTCTCTGGCTCCGTCAACATGCTCAGCCTCACCCGGGGCCTCTTTCAGGGGCTCTCTCGCCAG GAAACCCACCAACAGCTGGCTGACAAGAAGAGTCTCCATGTTGTGGAATTCCGGGAGGAATGTGGCCCTCTGCCCATCGTGGTTGCCTCACCACAGGGGGCCTTGAGAAAGGATCCGGAGCCAGAAGATGAGGTTCCAGACATCAAATTGGACTGGGACGATGTCAAGGCCGAGCAGGGAATGACGCGCTCTGTGTGGTCAGGTTTAAAGAGAGCTGCCACGTAG
- the LOC122704043 gene encoding myelin and lymphocyte protein-like isoform X3: MATGTASGGSRLPRGSAVFTTFPDLLFVFEFVSGGLVWILILLAQVPVPLVQGWVLFVSVSCFIVTTLLLCLYIVGAHKNWSFWITLDTAYHCLAALFYFSASALETLVTIGLQDDIYKHYSENISAVVFSIIVSLLYVVHAVFSLIRCKVSYRNREHS, from the exons ATGGCCACCGGAACGGCTTCAGGCGGCAGCCGGCTGCCCAGGGGTTCGGCGGTCTTCACCACCTTCCCCGACCTGCTCTTCGTCTTCGAGTTT GTCTCTGGGGGGCTGGTGTGGATCCTCATCCTCTTGGCCCAGGTGCCTGTCCCCCTGGTCCAGGGCTGGGTCCTGTTCGTGTCTGTGTCCTGCTTCATAGTCACCACTCTCCTGCTTTGCCTCTACATTGTTGGTGCCCATAAGAACTGGAGTTTCTGGATCACCCTG GACACAGCCTACCATTGCCTCGCCGCCCTGTTTTACTTCAGCGCCTCTGCCCTGGAAACTCTGGTCACTATCGGCCTGCAAGACGACATATACAAACACTACAGTGAAAACATCTCCGCTGTG GTGTTCTCAATCATAGTCTCACTGCTGTACGTGGTCCATGCCGTGTTTTCTTTAATCAGATGCAAGGTTTCCTACAGGAACAGAGAACATTCCTGA
- the LOC122704043 gene encoding myelin and lymphocyte protein-like isoform X1, producing the protein MATGTASGGSRLPRGSAVFTTFPDLLFVFEFVSGGLVWILILLAQVPVPLVQGWVLFVSVSCFIVTTLLLCLYIVGAHKNWSFWITLDTAYHCLAALFYFSASALETLVTIGLQDDIYKHYSENISAVQPEDAGAVITPMSQMGSQAPRACTTPPGVTRSWRSLGSKCEQSLAAWGPGCP; encoded by the exons ATGGCCACCGGAACGGCTTCAGGCGGCAGCCGGCTGCCCAGGGGTTCGGCGGTCTTCACCACCTTCCCCGACCTGCTCTTCGTCTTCGAGTTT GTCTCTGGGGGGCTGGTGTGGATCCTCATCCTCTTGGCCCAGGTGCCTGTCCCCCTGGTCCAGGGCTGGGTCCTGTTCGTGTCTGTGTCCTGCTTCATAGTCACCACTCTCCTGCTTTGCCTCTACATTGTTGGTGCCCATAAGAACTGGAGTTTCTGGATCACCCTG GACACAGCCTACCATTGCCTCGCCGCCCTGTTTTACTTCAGCGCCTCTGCCCTGGAAACTCTGGTCACTATCGGCCTGCAAGACGACATATACAAACACTACAGTGAAAACATCTCCGCTGTG CAGCCCGAGGATGCAGGTGCTGTTATCACACCCATGTCACAGATGGGGAGCCAGGCCCCAAGAGCGTGCACAACTCCCCCTGGGGTgaccaggagctggaggagcctggggtccaaGTGTGAGCAGAGTCTGGCCGCGTGGGGTCCAGGCTGCCCCTGA
- the LOC122704043 gene encoding myelin and lymphocyte protein-like isoform X2: MATGTASGGSRLPRGSAVFTTFPDLLFVFEFVSGGLVWILILLAQVPVPLVQGWVLFVSVSCFIVTTLLLCLYIVGAHKNWSFWITLDTAYHCLAALFYFSASALETLVTIGLQDDIYKHYSENISAVPEDAGAVITPMSQMGSQAPRACTTPPGVTRSWRSLGSKCEQSLAAWGPGCP; the protein is encoded by the exons ATGGCCACCGGAACGGCTTCAGGCGGCAGCCGGCTGCCCAGGGGTTCGGCGGTCTTCACCACCTTCCCCGACCTGCTCTTCGTCTTCGAGTTT GTCTCTGGGGGGCTGGTGTGGATCCTCATCCTCTTGGCCCAGGTGCCTGTCCCCCTGGTCCAGGGCTGGGTCCTGTTCGTGTCTGTGTCCTGCTTCATAGTCACCACTCTCCTGCTTTGCCTCTACATTGTTGGTGCCCATAAGAACTGGAGTTTCTGGATCACCCTG GACACAGCCTACCATTGCCTCGCCGCCCTGTTTTACTTCAGCGCCTCTGCCCTGGAAACTCTGGTCACTATCGGCCTGCAAGACGACATATACAAACACTACAGTGAAAACATCTCCGCTGTG CCCGAGGATGCAGGTGCTGTTATCACACCCATGTCACAGATGGGGAGCCAGGCCCCAAGAGCGTGCACAACTCCCCCTGGGGTgaccaggagctggaggagcctggggtccaaGTGTGAGCAGAGTCTGGCCGCGTGGGGTCCAGGCTGCCCCTGA